The sequence GTCGTGACGGTCACGAACCTCGACGCGTCGGGCGAGGGGTCGCTGCGCTGGGCGCTGAACCGCGAGGGCGCGCGGGTCGTCGTCTTCGAGGTCGGCGGCGTGGTCGACCTGGCGGGGGAGTCGCTGACCGTCTCGCGGCCCAACGCCTTCGTCGCCGGACAGACCGCGCCCTCCCCCGGGATCACGCTCGTCCGCGGCGGCCTCCACGTCGAGGCGGACAACGTGATCCTCCAGCACCTCCGGGCGCGCCCCGGCGACGAACTCTCCGGCCCCGTCGACGCCATCGGCAACGCCGGCGGGTCGAACGTGGTGATCGACCACTGCACCGCGAGCTGGGGGACCGACGAGGGCCTCTCCACGAACTCGCCGGACGCCCCCGACGTGACGATCACCAACAACCTCGTCGCGGAGTGTCTCGTCGACTCCATCCACCCGAAGGGCGACCACTCCATGGGCTCGCTCGTGATGAACAACAGCGACAACGTTACGCTGGCCGGCAACCTGTGGGCCCACAACGTCGGCCGCCACCCGCGGCTGAAAGGCGGGACGAGCACCGCGGTCGTCAACAACGTGATGTACGACTTCGACCGCGGGACGAACCTCGGCGGCGGCGTGCCCGACGAGACGACCGCCTCCATCGTCGGCAACTACTACCGCGCGGGCGCCATCACCGACGAGTCCGAACCGGTCGTCGGCGCGACGTTCACCGACGCCGACGGCCCCGTCCGCGCGTACGTCGCCTACAACGAGACCGACCCGTCGATGCCCGTTGTCGACCAGGGAGCGCCCATCGAGTCACTCTCGGAACGCCCCGTGTGGCCGGACGGTATCACGACCCGTCGGGCGGGCGAGGCCTACGAGGGCGTCCTCGCGGGCGTCGGCGCGCGGCCCGCCGACCGCACCGACCACGACCGGCGGATCGTCGCGGACGTGCGCGACCGGACCGGCTCGCCCATCGACAGCCAGGACGACGTGGGCGGCTACCCCGAACTGGAGGCGACCACGCGCGAACTCTCGGTCCCCGACGAGGGGCTCGGCGAGTGGCTCCGCGAGTTCACCGTCGCCGTCGAGTCCGTCTGACCGCCGCCCTCGGCGGGAGTCCGGACGCCGCCGGACGTGCCGACCGCCGTAGTTTCATTCTGTAAAACGCCGAACCCGGAGCGCGAGCGGGGTTCCGACAGTCCGAACGCGGATCGACAGGTCCCGTCGACGGGTACTGAACACCGCGCGCACCGGAGACCGTTTCGACTGGTCGCCGGTGGCGCGTCCGAAAAAAATCGAGTCGCGGGAGTCAGTCGCGGCGGCGCGCGAGCAGGGCCGCGGCGAGCAGCGCCACGAGCGCGGCGGCGAGCCCGAAGCCGGGGCCGTCGCCGCTCGCGGTGTCGGTCGGCGTCGGGTCGTCGCCGTCACCGCCGTCCGCGGGCGCGTCGGTGGGCGTCGCGGTCGGCGTCGCCGTCGCCGTCGCGGTCGCGGTGGGCGACGGGGTCGCGGTCGGCGTCGCCGTCGACTCGACCGCGTAGTCGAGGCTGCCCGAGACCGGCTCGCCGGCCTCGGTCTGGTAAGCGCCGTCCTCGGCCGGGAAGTCGAACTCCTCGTTGTAGTTGGTGTCCTGATGGACGAGGACGTACAGCGTCGTGTCCTCGTCGACCGGCTCGGAGAGGTCGACGTCGAGCCCCTCGTGGGTGCCGGCGTCGAGGTAGCCCGTCTCGCCGATGGTCGGCCCCTGCGGGCTGCCGGTGTGGACGGAGACGAAGCCGCCGTCGCTCAGCTCGACGCTGTCGACGGTGACCGTCTCGCCCGACCCGGACTGGTCGGCCAGCGAGACGCTGCCGGTCGGCTGACCGCGGATCTCGCCGTCGATCTCCCGGACGACGAGCGGCGTCTCGTAGGCGTCGGGGAGGTCCGCGACGACCGACGCGTAGGCGGTGACCTCCGTGCCCACGGGCAGGTCGCTCGTGTCGAAGGTCGCGGAGATGGTCCCCCACGGCGCCGTCGAGGGCCCGTCACAGCAGATCTGCGGGCCGAGGCCGCTCAGACCCAGCTCGCCCGTGCGCTCGTCCATGATGACGGTACCGTTGTCCGCGGTGGCGACCAGCCGGACGCCCATCGCCGTGCCGCGGGCCAGCGTCGAGTTGAACTGGACCTCGGCCTCCTCGGACTGCTGGAGGCGGATCTCGTCGCCGGGCGTGACCGCGACGGCCTCGCCCTCGACGATGCGGAACCGCGTCGTCTCGGTCTTCTCGCCC comes from Halosimplex halophilum and encodes:
- a CDS encoding pectate lyase — protein: MSEERGTDRSSDRSRSTPVTRRRLLALVGAGAAAGAAGCNALGGDSTDRPAASTDAPADGETATPEPTATPTTARTETTTGTAVPSGFDASVLDGSPSSHVAPTDGFADASWLSGAMPEVVTVTNLDASGEGSLRWALNREGARVVVFEVGGVVDLAGESLTVSRPNAFVAGQTAPSPGITLVRGGLHVEADNVILQHLRARPGDELSGPVDAIGNAGGSNVVIDHCTASWGTDEGLSTNSPDAPDVTITNNLVAECLVDSIHPKGDHSMGSLVMNNSDNVTLAGNLWAHNVGRHPRLKGGTSTAVVNNVMYDFDRGTNLGGGVPDETTASIVGNYYRAGAITDESEPVVGATFTDADGPVRAYVAYNETDPSMPVVDQGAPIESLSERPVWPDGITTRRAGEAYEGVLAGVGARPADRTDHDRRIVADVRDRTGSPIDSQDDVGGYPELEATTRELSVPDEGLGEWLREFTVAVESV